In one Vicugna pacos chromosome 22, VicPac4, whole genome shotgun sequence genomic region, the following are encoded:
- the CDC37 gene encoding hsp90 co-chaperone Cdc37: MRGRGRELPGGSGRGGALRAESPCRRRRRRRRQSRSGLGRRGKMVDYSVWDHIEVSDDEDETHPNIDTASLFRWRHQARVERMEQFQKEKEELDRGCRECKRKVAECQRKLKELEVAEGEGGKAELERLQAEAQQLRKEERSWEQKLEEMRKKEKSMPWNVDTLSKDGFSKSMVNTKPEQAEEDSEEAREQKHKTFVEKYEKQIKHFGMLRRWDDSQKYLSDNVHLVCEETANYLVIWCIDLEVEEKCALMEQVAHQTIVMQFILELAKSLKVDPRACFRQFFTKIKTADRQYMEGFNDELEAFKDRVRGRAKLRIEKAMKEYEEEERKKRLGPGGLDPVEVYESLPEDLQRCFDVKDVQMLQDAISKMDPADAKYHMQRCIDSGLWVPNSKSSEAKEGEEAGPGDPLLEATPKLGDEKDVSA, from the exons ATGCGCGGGCGGGGACGTGAGCTCCCTGGCGGAAGCGGAAGGGGTGGGGCTCTGCGGGCCGAATCTccgtgccgccgccgccgccgccgccgtcgtcAGAGCCGGAGCGGGCTGGGCCGCCGAGGCAAGATGGTGGACTACAGCGTGTGGGACCACATCGAGGTGTCTGACGATGAAGACGAAACGCACCCCAACATCGACACGGCCAGCCTCTTCCGCTGGCGGCACCAG GCCCGGGTGGAGCGCATGGAGCagttccagaaagagaaggaggagctgGACAGGGGCTGCCGCGAGTGCAAACGCAAGGTGGCCGAGTGCCAGAGGAAGCTGAAGGAGCTGGAGGTGGCCGAGGGCGAGGGAGGCAAGGCCGAGCTGGAGCGGCTGCAGGCCGAGGCGCAGCAGCTGCGCAAGGAGGAGCGGAGCTGGGAGCAGAAGCTGGAGGAGATGCGCAAGAAGGAGAAGAGCATGCCCTGGAACGTGGACACGCTCAGCAAGGACGGCTTCAGCAAG AGCATGGTCAATACCAAGCCTGAGCAGGCAGAGGAGGACTCGGAGGAGGCGAGGGAACAGAAACACAAAACCTTCGTGGAAAAGTACGAGAAACAGATCAAACACTTTG GCATGCTCCGCCGCTGGGACGACAGCCAGAAGTACCTGTCAGACAACGTCCACCTGGTGTGTGAGGAGACCGCCAACTACCTGGTCATCTGGTGCATCGATctagaggtggaggag AAATGTGCACTCATGGAGCAGGTGGCCCACCAGACCATCGTCATGCAGTTCATCCTGGAGCTGGCCAAGAGCCTGAAAGTGGACCCCCGCGCCTGCTTCCGGCAGTTCTTCACCAAGATCAAG ACTGCTGACCGCCAGTACATGGAGGGCTTCAACGACGAGCTGGAGGCCTTCAAAGACCGCGTGCGGGGCCGCGCCAAGCTGCGCATCGAGAAGGCCATGAAGGAGTACGAGGAGGAGGAGCGCAAGAAGCGGCTGGGCCCCGGTGGCCTGGACCCTGTCGAGGTCTACGAGTCCCTCCCTGAG gATCTCCAGAGATGTTTTGATGTGAAGGACGTGCAGATGCTCCAGGATGCCATCAGCAAGATGGACCCCGCC GATGCGAAGTACCACATGCAGCGCTGCATCGACTCCGGCCTCTGGGTCCCCAACTCCAAGTCCAGTGAGgccaaggaaggggaggaggcaggtCCTGGGGACCCCTTGCTGGAAGCCACCCCAAAGCTGGGTGATGAGAAAGATGTCAGCGCCTGA